GTGGAGGAGGCGAAGGCTTCGCCGCTTTTGCTGCGTCCGCCGGCAGCGTTGCCGGAGCAGGATTTTCTGCGCACCTGCATCAAATGCGGACAGTGCGCGGAAGCCTGTCCATACGATACGCTTTTGATGGCCAAGCCGGGTGACGGCGTGCCGATGGGTACACCCTATTTTATTCCAAGAGATGTTCCGTGCTACATGTGCACGGACATTCCCTGTGTGCCGCCCTGCCCGACAGGCGCACTCGATCAAAAGAGCGTGACGACCGTCAAGGATGGCAAGGAAGAGCTCGATATCAACAAGGCCAGGATGGGCCTGGCGGTGGTCGATCACGAGTCGTGTATCGCATTCTGGGGTATCCAGTGCGATGCGTGCTACCGCGCCTGCCCCGTTCTGGGTGAAGCGATAACGATCGATTTTATACGGAATGAACGGACGGGAAAACATGCCAAACTGGTGCCGGTGGTCCATGCGGATCACTGCACGGGATGCGGCCTGTGCGAGCATGCCTGCGTGACGGAGAAAGCGGCGATATTCGTTCTGCCAAGGGAAGTCGCCATGGGCAAACCGGGCGACTACTACGTCAAAGGATGGAGCAAAAAGGATCAGGAGCGCATCAAACAGCGCAGTCTGGAAAACCTGAAGACGAAAACCGAGCGGAGCAAAAAGAAACCGCAGGAGTATCTGAATATGGATGAGGAGCTCTACGAATGAAAAAGCTCTTTAAAATGCGGTATCTGATACTTCGCAGGATCGTCCAAATCGGCCTCCTTTTTCTCTATTTCGCGGGAAACGCCTACGGATGGAGTATTCTGAAAGGAACACTCAGCGCATCCGTACTGTTTGACACTATTCCGCTGGCCGATCCCTTTGCGATACTGCAGATGCTTTCGGCCGGGGCGATGATGGGCATCGACGTTTTTGTCGGTGCCGCCATCATTGTCCTCTTCTACGGCATCGTCGGCGGCAGGGCTTTTTGCAGCTGGGTCTGTCCGGTCAACCTGATAACCGACCTTGCCAACTGGCTGCGCCGAAAACTTCTGCTCGACAAAGTGGAGAGAAAAGTGTGGGTAAGCCGAAATGCCAGATACTGGGTACTGGGCTTGTCCCTTATCGTCTCAGCACTTTCGGGACTGGCGGCGTTCGAACTTGTCAGTCCCATTACGATATTCAACCGGGGTGTCATCTTCGGCATGGGCATGAGCGGCGGTGTACTGCTGGCGATTTTTCTGTTCGATCTCTTCGGGGTCAAGAACGGATGGTGCGGACATATCTGCCCGCTTGGCGGCTTCTATTCGCTGATCGGGCGTTTCAGTCTGATACGTGTACGCCATAACGAACCCAACTGTACGCTCTGCATGAAATGCAAAGAGGTGTGTCCCGAAAGTCAGGTCCTGTTCATGATCGGAAAAAAGAGCACGACCGTCAACATGGGTGAATGCGTCAACTGCGCCCGCT
This genomic interval from Hydrogenimonas urashimensis contains the following:
- the napG gene encoding ferredoxin-type protein NapG; the protein is MNTQNPKKENKPKITERRRFLTIMAQSVGLSALGGIVWMGYVEEAKASPLLLRPPAALPEQDFLRTCIKCGQCAEACPYDTLLMAKPGDGVPMGTPYFIPRDVPCYMCTDIPCVPPCPTGALDQKSVTTVKDGKEELDINKARMGLAVVDHESCIAFWGIQCDACYRACPVLGEAITIDFIRNERTGKHAKLVPVVHADHCTGCGLCEHACVTEKAAIFVLPREVAMGKPGDYYVKGWSKKDQERIKQRSLENLKTKTERSKKKPQEYLNMDEELYE
- the napH gene encoding quinol dehydrogenase ferredoxin subunit NapH; the protein is MKKLFKMRYLILRRIVQIGLLFLYFAGNAYGWSILKGTLSASVLFDTIPLADPFAILQMLSAGAMMGIDVFVGAAIIVLFYGIVGGRAFCSWVCPVNLITDLANWLRRKLLLDKVERKVWVSRNARYWVLGLSLIVSALSGLAAFELVSPITIFNRGVIFGMGMSGGVLLAIFLFDLFGVKNGWCGHICPLGGFYSLIGRFSLIRVRHNEPNCTLCMKCKEVCPESQVLFMIGKKSTTVNMGECVNCARCIEVCDDDALGFSLRDFATTKAKGDNK